A section of the Lepus europaeus isolate LE1 chromosome 10, mLepTim1.pri, whole genome shotgun sequence genome encodes:
- the AQP2 gene encoding aquaporin-2 yields the protein MWELRSIAFSRAVFAEFLATLLFVFFGLGSALNWPSALPSTLQIAMAFGLGIGTLVQALGHVSGAHINPAVTVACLVGCHVSFLRAAFYVAAQLLGAVAGAALLHEITPAEVRGDLAVNALNNNATAGQAVTVELFLTLQLVLCIFASTDDRRSDNVGTPALSIGLSVTLGHLLGIYYTGCSMNPARSLAPAVITGKFDDHWVFWVGPLVGAILGSLIYNYVLFPSAKSLSERLAVLKGLEPDADWEEREVRRRQSVELHSPQSPPRGSKA from the exons ATGTGGGAGCTTCGGTCCATCGCTTTCTCCAGGGCGGTGTTTGCCGAGTTCCTGGCCACTCTCCTCTTTGTCTTCTTCGGCCTGGGCTCAGCCCTCAACTGGCCGTCGGCGCTGCCCTCCACGCTGCAGATCGCCATGGCTTTTGGCCTGGGCATCGGCACCCTGGTGCAGGCTCTGGGCCACGTCAGCGGGGCCCACATCAACCCCGCCGTGACCGTGGCCTGCCTGGTGGGCTGCCACGTCTCCTTCCTCCGAGCCGCCTTCTACGTGGCTGCCCAGCTGCTAGGGGCCGTGGCCGGGGCCGCTCTGCTCCATGAGATCACGCCGGCCGAGGTCCGTGGCGACCTGGCTGTCAATGCC ctcaATAACAACGCCACAGCCGGGCAGGCCGTCACCGTGGAGCTCTTCCTGACGCTGCAGCTGGTGCTCTGCATCTTTGCCTCCACGGACGATCGCCGCAGCGACAACGTGGGCACCCCCGCCCTCTCCATCGGCCTCTCGGTGACCCTGGGCCACCTCCTCGGG ATCTACTACACCGGCTGCTCCATGAACCCTGCCCGATCCCTGGCCCCTGCTGTCATCACCGGCAAGTTCGATGACCATTGG GTCTTCTGGGTCGGACCCCTGGTCGGCGCCATCCTGGGCTCCCTGATCTACAACTACGTGCTCTTCCCCTCGGCCAAGAGCCTGTCAGAGCGTCTGGCGGTGCTCAAGGGGCTGGAGCCGGACGCCGACTGGGAGGAGCGCGAGGTGCGGCGGCGGCAGTCGGTGGAGCTGCACTCGCCGCAGAGCCCGCCGCGGGGCAGCAAGGCCTGA